A window of the Drosophila simulans strain w501 chromosome 2L, Prin_Dsim_3.1, whole genome shotgun sequence genome harbors these coding sequences:
- the LOC6732406 gene encoding protein Daple isoform X3 — MASRQAGFVLDAKSMGLNPSRPASPPPPPSSSASQKCRQVQPTETSASRPHHESTLEASSHHQCTASTEAMTTDHYRCLIQKLRDANGDAGNMSFELNSIFLKRLDEIDCLDEREGDDTHTCQLRLVTFQEWVDFLLHVNSVILGNVSDLEKEAYSKIVSCCQSVQVRQQHTLEENRRLREDICAIIERVQTSPHCNNFDFNGISLETLTVNQLRGVGKDHAHAECESEKMSESMRSLVGEIAAKHDEIGELKSQINALDEVVHTARQKLLLKDQCIAQLNQQLQEITRCIESRDQASMEESPNDTLTADAITSDMLEDLSIHDIQESEMLRLLNTELNDLLDLHDKQEFQTIESWRKRLSCFIGKLASEREDTVKKLESIRSNLKILQSDLDHSCLNSIDSESRPCNQDADAQMLEALRRRLLSLSQVNRELHGKYQRLDTESKIKISELEARLESEIGVYQRNNDVLREIAELLCSLGSKEFSYNEIYDESSKENPFCTTIAQMFAQTFEQEKNQVTINETLSCQVKGLQENLKDRDNQISQLQTMINSYSDFSENNRLKEEMHVLKQKNCDLSRQLRELPSLLKTQEDQSVELCTKYESLMASFEDQCQELKGAKRKAQSLQTRLDQVEQLQDELRTERKILREEVIALKEKEAVSAGRDRALQEQQKSAQLEMEKMRDLVRKMQGHLQLDDIRHRESIQRMNETTESLREELRIISENCQQMQVRLNQQTEVNQQQEQIIDSFRKWKDAQVRADEAMRHCAKRAEEHIHMLLEENRTLAEDYRNLFRDYKLLETEIKRVKQAVNCASSSAINCPPPTSGGLANPEAGNDPVPNFGELDNHWTSQTGSWN; from the exons ATGGCCAGTCGCCAAGCCGGTTTCGTCCTAGACGCCAAGTCCATGGGTCTGAATCCGTCGAGACCTGcatcgccaccgccgccaccatcatcatctgcCAGTCAAAAGTGTCGGCAAGTGCAGCCAACCGAAACGAGTGCCTCGCGTCCACATCATGAATCGACGCTGGAAGCCTCATCCCATCATCAGTGCACTGCCAGCACCGAGGCGATGACCACCGATCATTACCGCTGTCTGATCCAGAAGCTGCGGGATGCCAACGGCGATGCTGGCAATATGAGCTTCGAGCTGAACAGCATATTTCTGAAGCGGCTGGACGAGATTGACTGCCTAGATGAGCGCGAGGGTGATGACACG CACACCTGCCAGTTGCGTCTGGTCACTTTCCAGGAGTGGGTGGATTTCCTGCTTCACGTGAACAGCGTGATCCTGGGCAACGTGTCGGACTTGGAGAAGGAGGCGTACAGCAAGATCGTTTCCTGCTGTCAGTCTGTCCAAGTGCGACAGCAGCATACCCTCGAGGAGAATCGTAGGCTGCGGGAGGACATCTGTGCGATCATAGAACGCGTGCAGACTTCTCCACACTGCAATAACTTTGACTTCAACGGCATCTCCCTAGAGACACTGACCGTTAACCAATTGCGGGGCGTGGGAAAGGATCACGCCCACGCGGAATGCGAGAGCGAGAAG ATGAGCGAGAGCATGAGGTCCTTAGTCGGCGAGATAGCCGCCAAGCATGACGAGATCGGCGAACTAAAGTCGCAGATCAATGCCTTGGACGAGGTGGTACACACGGCCAGGCAGAAGCTACTTTTGAAGGATCAGTGCATAGCACAGCTCAATCAACAG CTGCAAGAGATCACCCGGTGCATTGAGTCCAGGGATCAGGCCAGCATGGAGGAGTCGCCCAACGATACACTGACCGCGGACGCGATTACAAGCGATATGCTCGAGGATCTCTCGATCCACGACATCCAGGAGAGCGAAATGCTGCGACTGCTGAACACGGAGCTCAATGATCTGCTCGATCTGCACGACAAACAGGAGTTCCAGACCATAGAGAGTTGGCGAAAACGTTTGTCCTGCTTCATCGGAAAACTG GCATCCGAGCGTGAGGACACTGTGAAAAAACTGGAGAGCATTCGTAGTAATCTGAAAATCCTCCAGTCGGACCTTGATCATTCCTGCCTGAACTCAATTGATTCCGAATCAAGGCCCTGTAATCAGGACGCGGATGCTCAGATGCTGGAAGCTCTACGTAGACGCCTGCTCAGCCTTAGCCAAGTCAATCGAGAACTGCACGGAAAGTACCAGCGCCTGGACACCGAGTCGAAAA TCAAAATTTCAGAGCTGGAGGCGAGGCTTGAATCGGAAATCGGCGTTTATCAAAGAAATAACGATGTTCTAAGGGAGATCGCCGAACTCCTCTGCTCGTTG GGTTCCAAGGAGTTCTCCTACAACGAAATCTACGACGAATCCTCGAAAGAAAATCCATTTTGCACGACCATTGCGCAAATGTTCGCACAGACATTCGAGCAGGAGAAAAATCAAGTGACAATT AACGAAACCCTTTCCTGCCAAGTCAAGGGACTGCAGGAAAATCTAAAGGATCGAGATAACCAGATTAGCCAGCTGCAGACCATGATCAATAGCTACTCCGATTTCAGCGAGAACAATCGGCTCAAAGAAGAGATGCATGTCCTCAAACAGAAGAATT GTGATCTATCCCGCCAACTGCGGGAACTCCCTTCCCTGCTGAAAACCCAAGAAGATCAAAGCGTGGAGCTCTGCACGAAGTACGAAAGCCTGATGGCCAGCTTCGAGGATCAGTGCCAGGAGCTCAAGGGCGCCAAGAGGAAAGCGCAGAGCCTGCAAACGCGACTGGATcaggtggagcagctgcaggatgAGCTGAGAACAGAG CGCAAAATCCTGCGAGAGGAGGTGATCGCTTTGAAGGAGAAGGAGGCTGTGTCCGCGGGACGCGATCGGGCACTTCAAGAGCAACAAAAGAGTGCCCAGTTGGAGATGGAGAAGATGCGCGATCTTGTTCGGAAAATGCAGGGCCATCTGCAGCTGGATGACATCCGGCATCGCGAAAGTATCCAGCGGATGAACGAGACAACTGAGTCTCTGCGGGAGGAGTTGCGCATCATTTCGGAAAATTGCCAGCAAATGCAGGTCCGCCTAAA CCAACAGACCGAAGTtaaccagcagcaggagcagattATCGACTCCTTTCGAAAATGGAAGGATGCCCAGGTTAGAGCCGATGAGGCGATGCGTCATTGCGCCAAGCGGGCCGAGGAGCACATCCACATGCTGTTGGAAGAAAACCGGACGTTGGCCGAGGATTATCGCAATCTATTCCGAGACTACAAGCTCTTAGAGACGGAGATAAAGAGAGTTAAGCAGGCGGTCAACTGCGCGTCCAGTTCCGCGATAAATTGTCCACCTCCGACTAGTGGCGGTCTGGCCAATCCCGAGGCGGGAAACGAT CCTGTTCCAAATTTTGGCGAATTGGATAACCATTGGACTTCTCAAACGGGCAGCTggaattaa
- the LOC6732406 gene encoding protein Daple isoform X4, which translates to MASRQAGFVLDAKSMGLNPSRPASPPPPPSSSASQKCRQVQPTETSASRPHHESTLEASSHHQCTASTEAMTTDHYRCLIQKLRDANGDAGNMSFELNSIFLKRLDEIDCLDEREGDDTHTCQLRLVTFQEWVDFLLHVNSVILGNVSDLEKEAYSKIVSCCQSVQVRQQHTLEENRRLREDICAIIERVQTSPHCNNFDFNGISLETLTVNQLRGVGKDHAHAECESEKMSESMRSLVGEIAAKHDEIGELKSQINALDEVVHTARQKLLLKDQCIAQLNQQLQEITRCIESRDQASMEESPNDTLTADAITSDMLEDLSIHDIQESEMLRLLNTELNDLLDLHDKQEFQTIESWRKRLSCFIGKLASEREDTVKKLESIRSNLKILQSDLDHSCLNSIDSESRPCNQDADAQMLEALRRRLLSLSQVNRELHGKYQRLDTESKIKISELEARLESEIGVYQRNNDVLREIAELLCSLGSKEFSYNEIYDESSKENPFCTTIAQMFAQTFEQEKNQVTINETLSCQVKGLQENLKDRDNQISQLQTMINSYSDFSENNRLKEEMHVLKQKNCDLSRQLRELPSLLKTQEDQSVELCTKYESLMASFEDQCQELKGAKRKAQSLQTRLDQVEQLQDELRTERKILREEVIALKEKEAVSAGRDRALQEQQKSAQLEMEKMRDLVRKMQGHLQLDDIRHRESIQRMNETTESLREELRIISENCQQMQVRLNCHVLSSRQPTDRS; encoded by the exons ATGGCCAGTCGCCAAGCCGGTTTCGTCCTAGACGCCAAGTCCATGGGTCTGAATCCGTCGAGACCTGcatcgccaccgccgccaccatcatcatctgcCAGTCAAAAGTGTCGGCAAGTGCAGCCAACCGAAACGAGTGCCTCGCGTCCACATCATGAATCGACGCTGGAAGCCTCATCCCATCATCAGTGCACTGCCAGCACCGAGGCGATGACCACCGATCATTACCGCTGTCTGATCCAGAAGCTGCGGGATGCCAACGGCGATGCTGGCAATATGAGCTTCGAGCTGAACAGCATATTTCTGAAGCGGCTGGACGAGATTGACTGCCTAGATGAGCGCGAGGGTGATGACACG CACACCTGCCAGTTGCGTCTGGTCACTTTCCAGGAGTGGGTGGATTTCCTGCTTCACGTGAACAGCGTGATCCTGGGCAACGTGTCGGACTTGGAGAAGGAGGCGTACAGCAAGATCGTTTCCTGCTGTCAGTCTGTCCAAGTGCGACAGCAGCATACCCTCGAGGAGAATCGTAGGCTGCGGGAGGACATCTGTGCGATCATAGAACGCGTGCAGACTTCTCCACACTGCAATAACTTTGACTTCAACGGCATCTCCCTAGAGACACTGACCGTTAACCAATTGCGGGGCGTGGGAAAGGATCACGCCCACGCGGAATGCGAGAGCGAGAAG ATGAGCGAGAGCATGAGGTCCTTAGTCGGCGAGATAGCCGCCAAGCATGACGAGATCGGCGAACTAAAGTCGCAGATCAATGCCTTGGACGAGGTGGTACACACGGCCAGGCAGAAGCTACTTTTGAAGGATCAGTGCATAGCACAGCTCAATCAACAG CTGCAAGAGATCACCCGGTGCATTGAGTCCAGGGATCAGGCCAGCATGGAGGAGTCGCCCAACGATACACTGACCGCGGACGCGATTACAAGCGATATGCTCGAGGATCTCTCGATCCACGACATCCAGGAGAGCGAAATGCTGCGACTGCTGAACACGGAGCTCAATGATCTGCTCGATCTGCACGACAAACAGGAGTTCCAGACCATAGAGAGTTGGCGAAAACGTTTGTCCTGCTTCATCGGAAAACTG GCATCCGAGCGTGAGGACACTGTGAAAAAACTGGAGAGCATTCGTAGTAATCTGAAAATCCTCCAGTCGGACCTTGATCATTCCTGCCTGAACTCAATTGATTCCGAATCAAGGCCCTGTAATCAGGACGCGGATGCTCAGATGCTGGAAGCTCTACGTAGACGCCTGCTCAGCCTTAGCCAAGTCAATCGAGAACTGCACGGAAAGTACCAGCGCCTGGACACCGAGTCGAAAA TCAAAATTTCAGAGCTGGAGGCGAGGCTTGAATCGGAAATCGGCGTTTATCAAAGAAATAACGATGTTCTAAGGGAGATCGCCGAACTCCTCTGCTCGTTG GGTTCCAAGGAGTTCTCCTACAACGAAATCTACGACGAATCCTCGAAAGAAAATCCATTTTGCACGACCATTGCGCAAATGTTCGCACAGACATTCGAGCAGGAGAAAAATCAAGTGACAATT AACGAAACCCTTTCCTGCCAAGTCAAGGGACTGCAGGAAAATCTAAAGGATCGAGATAACCAGATTAGCCAGCTGCAGACCATGATCAATAGCTACTCCGATTTCAGCGAGAACAATCGGCTCAAAGAAGAGATGCATGTCCTCAAACAGAAGAATT GTGATCTATCCCGCCAACTGCGGGAACTCCCTTCCCTGCTGAAAACCCAAGAAGATCAAAGCGTGGAGCTCTGCACGAAGTACGAAAGCCTGATGGCCAGCTTCGAGGATCAGTGCCAGGAGCTCAAGGGCGCCAAGAGGAAAGCGCAGAGCCTGCAAACGCGACTGGATcaggtggagcagctgcaggatgAGCTGAGAACAGAG CGCAAAATCCTGCGAGAGGAGGTGATCGCTTTGAAGGAGAAGGAGGCTGTGTCCGCGGGACGCGATCGGGCACTTCAAGAGCAACAAAAGAGTGCCCAGTTGGAGATGGAGAAGATGCGCGATCTTGTTCGGAAAATGCAGGGCCATCTGCAGCTGGATGACATCCGGCATCGCGAAAGTATCCAGCGGATGAACGAGACAACTGAGTCTCTGCGGGAGGAGTTGCGCATCATTTCGGAAAATTGCCAGCAAATGCAGGTCCGCCTAAA CTGCCATGTTCTCTCTTCCCGCCAGCCAACAGACCGAAGTtaa
- the LOC6732406 gene encoding COP1-interactive protein 1 isoform X5 codes for MASRQAGFVLDAKSMGLNPSRPASPPPPPSSSASQKCRQVQPTETSASRPHHESTLEASSHHQCTASTEAMTTDHYRCLIQKLRDANGDAGNMSFELNSIFLKRLDEIDCLDEREGDDTHTCQLRLVTFQEWVDFLLHVNSVILGNVSDLEKEAYSKIVSCCQSVQVRQQHTLEENRRLREDICAIIERVQTSPHCNNFDFNGISLETLTVNQLRGVGKDHAHAECESEKMSESMRSLVGEIAAKHDEIGELKSQINALDEVVHTARQKLLLKDQCIAQLNQQLQEITRCIESRDQASMEESPNDTLTADAITSDMLEDLSIHDIQESEMLRLLNTELNDLLDLHDKQEFQTIESWRKRLSCFIGKLASEREDTVKKLESIRSNLKILQSDLDHSCLNSIDSESRPCNQDADAQMLEALRRRLLSLSQVNRELHGKYQRLDTESKIKISELEARLESEIGVYQRNNDVLREIAELLCSLGSKEFSYNEIYDESSKENPFCTTIAQMFAQTFEQEKNQVTINETLSCQVKGLQENLKDRDNQISQLQTMINSYSDFSENNRLKEEMHVLKQKNCDLSRQLRELPSLLKTQEDQSVELCTKYESLMASFEDQCQELKGAKRKAQSLQTRLDQVEQLQDELRTERKILREEVIALKEKEAVSAGRDRALQEQQKSAQLEMEKMRDLVRKMQGHLQLDDIRHRESIQRMNETTESLREELRIISENCQQMQVRLK; via the exons ATGGCCAGTCGCCAAGCCGGTTTCGTCCTAGACGCCAAGTCCATGGGTCTGAATCCGTCGAGACCTGcatcgccaccgccgccaccatcatcatctgcCAGTCAAAAGTGTCGGCAAGTGCAGCCAACCGAAACGAGTGCCTCGCGTCCACATCATGAATCGACGCTGGAAGCCTCATCCCATCATCAGTGCACTGCCAGCACCGAGGCGATGACCACCGATCATTACCGCTGTCTGATCCAGAAGCTGCGGGATGCCAACGGCGATGCTGGCAATATGAGCTTCGAGCTGAACAGCATATTTCTGAAGCGGCTGGACGAGATTGACTGCCTAGATGAGCGCGAGGGTGATGACACG CACACCTGCCAGTTGCGTCTGGTCACTTTCCAGGAGTGGGTGGATTTCCTGCTTCACGTGAACAGCGTGATCCTGGGCAACGTGTCGGACTTGGAGAAGGAGGCGTACAGCAAGATCGTTTCCTGCTGTCAGTCTGTCCAAGTGCGACAGCAGCATACCCTCGAGGAGAATCGTAGGCTGCGGGAGGACATCTGTGCGATCATAGAACGCGTGCAGACTTCTCCACACTGCAATAACTTTGACTTCAACGGCATCTCCCTAGAGACACTGACCGTTAACCAATTGCGGGGCGTGGGAAAGGATCACGCCCACGCGGAATGCGAGAGCGAGAAG ATGAGCGAGAGCATGAGGTCCTTAGTCGGCGAGATAGCCGCCAAGCATGACGAGATCGGCGAACTAAAGTCGCAGATCAATGCCTTGGACGAGGTGGTACACACGGCCAGGCAGAAGCTACTTTTGAAGGATCAGTGCATAGCACAGCTCAATCAACAG CTGCAAGAGATCACCCGGTGCATTGAGTCCAGGGATCAGGCCAGCATGGAGGAGTCGCCCAACGATACACTGACCGCGGACGCGATTACAAGCGATATGCTCGAGGATCTCTCGATCCACGACATCCAGGAGAGCGAAATGCTGCGACTGCTGAACACGGAGCTCAATGATCTGCTCGATCTGCACGACAAACAGGAGTTCCAGACCATAGAGAGTTGGCGAAAACGTTTGTCCTGCTTCATCGGAAAACTG GCATCCGAGCGTGAGGACACTGTGAAAAAACTGGAGAGCATTCGTAGTAATCTGAAAATCCTCCAGTCGGACCTTGATCATTCCTGCCTGAACTCAATTGATTCCGAATCAAGGCCCTGTAATCAGGACGCGGATGCTCAGATGCTGGAAGCTCTACGTAGACGCCTGCTCAGCCTTAGCCAAGTCAATCGAGAACTGCACGGAAAGTACCAGCGCCTGGACACCGAGTCGAAAA TCAAAATTTCAGAGCTGGAGGCGAGGCTTGAATCGGAAATCGGCGTTTATCAAAGAAATAACGATGTTCTAAGGGAGATCGCCGAACTCCTCTGCTCGTTG GGTTCCAAGGAGTTCTCCTACAACGAAATCTACGACGAATCCTCGAAAGAAAATCCATTTTGCACGACCATTGCGCAAATGTTCGCACAGACATTCGAGCAGGAGAAAAATCAAGTGACAATT AACGAAACCCTTTCCTGCCAAGTCAAGGGACTGCAGGAAAATCTAAAGGATCGAGATAACCAGATTAGCCAGCTGCAGACCATGATCAATAGCTACTCCGATTTCAGCGAGAACAATCGGCTCAAAGAAGAGATGCATGTCCTCAAACAGAAGAATT GTGATCTATCCCGCCAACTGCGGGAACTCCCTTCCCTGCTGAAAACCCAAGAAGATCAAAGCGTGGAGCTCTGCACGAAGTACGAAAGCCTGATGGCCAGCTTCGAGGATCAGTGCCAGGAGCTCAAGGGCGCCAAGAGGAAAGCGCAGAGCCTGCAAACGCGACTGGATcaggtggagcagctgcaggatgAGCTGAGAACAGAG CGCAAAATCCTGCGAGAGGAGGTGATCGCTTTGAAGGAGAAGGAGGCTGTGTCCGCGGGACGCGATCGGGCACTTCAAGAGCAACAAAAGAGTGCCCAGTTGGAGATGGAGAAGATGCGCGATCTTGTTCGGAAAATGCAGGGCCATCTGCAGCTGGATGACATCCGGCATCGCGAAAGTATCCAGCGGATGAACGAGACAACTGAGTCTCTGCGGGAGGAGTTGCGCATCATTTCGGAAAATTGCCAGCAAATGCAGGTCCGCCTAAAGTAG
- the LOC6732406 gene encoding uncharacterized protein LOC6732406 isoform X7: MASRQAGFVLDAKSMGLNPSRPASPPPPPSSSASQKCRQVQPTETSASRPHHESTLEASSHHQCTASTEAMTTDHYRCLIQKLRDANGDAGNMSFELNSIFLKRLDEIDCLDEREGDDTHTCQLRLVTFQEWVDFLLHVNSVILGNVSDLEKEAYSKIVSCCQSVQVRQQHTLEENRRLREDICAIIERVQTSPHCNNFDFNGISLETLTVNQLRGVGKDHAHAECESEKMSESMRSLVGEIAAKHDEIGELKSQINALDEVVHTARQKLLLKDQCIAQLNQQLQEITRCIESRDQASMEESPNDTLTADAITSDMLEDLSIHDIQESEMLRLLNTELNDLLDLHDKQEFQTIESWRKRLSCFIGKLASEREDTVKKLESIRSNLKILQSDLDHSCLNSIDSESRPCNQDADAQMLEALRRRLLSLSQVNRELHGKYQRLDTESKIKISELEARLESEIGVYQRNNDVLREIAELLCSLGSKEFSYNEIYDESSKENPFCTTIAQMFAQTFEQEKNQVTIECDTKTPSQTRKPTKATKIPGATAKTNKQQPTTKPSNKPTTTKTIPTKKTTTTFRTSK, from the exons ATGGCCAGTCGCCAAGCCGGTTTCGTCCTAGACGCCAAGTCCATGGGTCTGAATCCGTCGAGACCTGcatcgccaccgccgccaccatcatcatctgcCAGTCAAAAGTGTCGGCAAGTGCAGCCAACCGAAACGAGTGCCTCGCGTCCACATCATGAATCGACGCTGGAAGCCTCATCCCATCATCAGTGCACTGCCAGCACCGAGGCGATGACCACCGATCATTACCGCTGTCTGATCCAGAAGCTGCGGGATGCCAACGGCGATGCTGGCAATATGAGCTTCGAGCTGAACAGCATATTTCTGAAGCGGCTGGACGAGATTGACTGCCTAGATGAGCGCGAGGGTGATGACACG CACACCTGCCAGTTGCGTCTGGTCACTTTCCAGGAGTGGGTGGATTTCCTGCTTCACGTGAACAGCGTGATCCTGGGCAACGTGTCGGACTTGGAGAAGGAGGCGTACAGCAAGATCGTTTCCTGCTGTCAGTCTGTCCAAGTGCGACAGCAGCATACCCTCGAGGAGAATCGTAGGCTGCGGGAGGACATCTGTGCGATCATAGAACGCGTGCAGACTTCTCCACACTGCAATAACTTTGACTTCAACGGCATCTCCCTAGAGACACTGACCGTTAACCAATTGCGGGGCGTGGGAAAGGATCACGCCCACGCGGAATGCGAGAGCGAGAAG ATGAGCGAGAGCATGAGGTCCTTAGTCGGCGAGATAGCCGCCAAGCATGACGAGATCGGCGAACTAAAGTCGCAGATCAATGCCTTGGACGAGGTGGTACACACGGCCAGGCAGAAGCTACTTTTGAAGGATCAGTGCATAGCACAGCTCAATCAACAG CTGCAAGAGATCACCCGGTGCATTGAGTCCAGGGATCAGGCCAGCATGGAGGAGTCGCCCAACGATACACTGACCGCGGACGCGATTACAAGCGATATGCTCGAGGATCTCTCGATCCACGACATCCAGGAGAGCGAAATGCTGCGACTGCTGAACACGGAGCTCAATGATCTGCTCGATCTGCACGACAAACAGGAGTTCCAGACCATAGAGAGTTGGCGAAAACGTTTGTCCTGCTTCATCGGAAAACTG GCATCCGAGCGTGAGGACACTGTGAAAAAACTGGAGAGCATTCGTAGTAATCTGAAAATCCTCCAGTCGGACCTTGATCATTCCTGCCTGAACTCAATTGATTCCGAATCAAGGCCCTGTAATCAGGACGCGGATGCTCAGATGCTGGAAGCTCTACGTAGACGCCTGCTCAGCCTTAGCCAAGTCAATCGAGAACTGCACGGAAAGTACCAGCGCCTGGACACCGAGTCGAAAA TCAAAATTTCAGAGCTGGAGGCGAGGCTTGAATCGGAAATCGGCGTTTATCAAAGAAATAACGATGTTCTAAGGGAGATCGCCGAACTCCTCTGCTCGTTG GGTTCCAAGGAGTTCTCCTACAACGAAATCTACGACGAATCCTCGAAAGAAAATCCATTTTGCACGACCATTGCGCAAATGTTCGCACAGACATTCGAGCAGGAGAAAAATCAAGTGACAATT GAATGCGATACGAAAACACCTTCCCAAACAAGGAAGCCAACCAAAGCCACCAAAATCCCGGGAGCCacggcaaaaacaaacaaacaacaaccaacaactAAACCATCAAACAAGCCAACGACAACTAAAACTATACCAACGAAAAAGACAACTACAACGTTTAGGACCTCCAAGTAA